Part of the Candidatus Methylomirabilota bacterium genome, GCCCTCAATCACCGGGACTTCCGGCTCTTCTGGTCGGGCCAGCTCGTCTCGCTGGTCGGGCGCTGGATGCAGTCGGTGGGGCAGTCGTGGCTGGTCCTGGAGCTGACGGGCTCGCCCCTGAAGCTCGGCATCGTCAACTCGCTGCAGTTCGCCCCGATCCTGGTTCTCTCCTTCCTGGCCGGGGCCATCGCCGACCGATTCTCGAAGCGCCGGCTCCTGGTCCTGTCCCAGGCCACGCTGATGGTGCCCGCCTTCGGCCTGGCCGCGCTCACCTGGACCGGTCGCGTCGAGTACTGGCACGTGGTGGTCCTGGCCACCGTGATGGGCATCGCCAACGCCCTGGACATGCCGGCCCGGCAGTCGATGATCGTGGAGCTGGTCGGCAAGGATGATCTCATCAACGCGATCGCGCTGAACTCGGGGGTCTTCAACGCCGCGCGGATCGTCGGCCCGGCGGTCGGCGGCGTCCTGATCGCGCGCTACGGGGTGGCGATCGCGTTCCTGCTGAACGGTCTGACCTATCTGCCGGTGATCGCCGCCTTGCTCATGATGCGGCTCGATCCCCTGCCGCGGGTGCTGCGGGGCACCACCATCCGGGCGGAGATCGCGGACGGACTCCGGTACGCGATGGGATCGCCGCTGGTGTCGCTGATCCTGAGCCTGGTGCTGGTGGTGAGCGTCTTCACCATCAACCACAACGTGGTGGTGCCGCTCGTCGCCCGCGAGGTGCTCCGCCTGGACGTCCAGGGGTTCGGCTTCCTGATGGCCGCAGTCGGGGCCGGCGCGGTGGTGGCGGCGGCCATCCTGGCCCAGTTCGGCCGCGCGCGGACGCCGGTGGCCGCCCTGGTGGCTGGCGCCGTCGTCGTGTCGGCCGGCCTCCTGGCCCTGGCGGCCGTCCGGGAGTTCCGATCAGCCGCCGCGGTTCTCTTCGTCATGGGCCTCGCGCAGATCCTCTTCCTGTCGAGCTGCAACACGACGCTCCAGGTCACGGTGCCCGACGAGCTCCGCGGTCGAGTGATGAGCCTCTACACGCTCGCCTTTGCCGGGGTGTCGCCGTTCGGGGCGTTCCTCATCGCCGGGATCGCGGAGGCGTTCGGCGCGCCGGCGGCCTGCGCCGCCGGCGGCGGGCTCGGGCTCGCCTGCGTGCTCGCCTTCGCCGCTCGCGGGGCGCGGCAGGCCGCCCTGACGCCGGCCCCGAGCCCGCGCGCGTCGTAACGCTCTCCGGGGGAAGAGGGAGCGGATAGAACTCTAACCCGCTGAGCCGGTGGCGACCCGGAACGCGGCCGCCAGGTTCTCCCAGGCGATCAACCGCTGCCAGTCGGCGCTGAAGATGCCGACCTTCACGGTGTAGATGCCCGGGGTCAGGTTCGGCGGAGCCTGCCAGGTCCACCGGTACTTCTGGGTCTGCCCGGGCGCGAAGCTCTGGCCGCTGTAAACCTGCTGGGCGACCTTCTGGTTGTTCGCGTCGAGGATCTCCACGTCCACGCGCTGGTTCTGGGCGGCCTGGCTGGCGCCGACGTTCGCCTCGATCGTCACCTGGTCACCGGGCTTGACGTGTCTCGGCGTCGCCGTCGCGCTCA contains:
- a CDS encoding MFS transporter, which codes for ALNHRDFRLFWSGQLVSLVGRWMQSVGQSWLVLELTGSPLKLGIVNSLQFAPILVLSFLAGAIADRFSKRRLLVLSQATLMVPAFGLAALTWTGRVEYWHVVVLATVMGIANALDMPARQSMIVELVGKDDLINAIALNSGVFNAARIVGPAVGGVLIARYGVAIAFLLNGLTYLPVIAALLMMRLDPLPRVLRGTTIRAEIADGLRYAMGSPLVSLILSLVLVVSVFTINHNVVVPLVAREVLRLDVQGFGFLMAAVGAGAVVAAAILAQFGRARTPVAALVAGAVVVSAGLLALAAVREFRSAAAVLFVMGLAQILFLSSCNTTLQVTVPDELRGRVMSLYTLAFAGVSPFGAFLIAGIAEAFGAPAACAAGGGLGLACVLAFAARGARQAALTPAPSPRAS